A stretch of DNA from Halorubrum sp. BOL3-1:
AGTACGTCTCCCAGAAGGCGATGGACCGCGGACGCAACCAGATGGGGTCGCTCGGCTCGGGCAATCACTTCCTGGAGGTCCAGCGCGTCACCGACGTGTTCCGCGAGGGCGTCGCCGACGCCTACGGCCTGGAAGAGGGGCAGATCGTCGTCCTGATCCACTGCGGGAGCCGCGGGCTGGGTCACCAGACCTGTAACGACTACCTCCGGCGGATCGAGAAGGAGCACGGCGACCTGCTCGACTCGCTGCCCGACAAGGAGCTGGCGGCCGCGCCCGCCGGCTCCGGGCTGGCCGACGAGTACTACGGCGCGATGGGCGCGTGTATCAACTTCGCGTGGGTGAACCGCCAGCTGATCACCCATCAGGCTCGGGAGACGTTCGGTGACGTGTTCGACGCCGACCCGATCGAGGACCTCGGGATGGAACTCCTCTACGACGTGGCGCACAACATCGCGAAGCGGGAGACCCACGAGGTCGGCGTCGACGCCGAGGGGCGCCCCGCCGTCGGCGACGCGGTCGCCGACCGCGAGGAGCGCGAGCTGTACGTTCACCGAAAGGGCGCGACGCGGGCGTTCCCCGCGGGCAACGAGGACGTGCCCGAAGTCTACCGCGACGTGGGACAGCCGGTCATCATCCCGGGGAGCATGGGCGCCGGGTCGTACGTGCTCCGCGGCGGCGACGAGTCGATGTCGGTGTCGTTCGGCTCGACCGCCCACGGCGCCGGGCGGCTGATGAGTCGGACGCAGGCGAAACAGGAATTCTGGGGCGGCGACGTACGAGACGACCTCGAAGACGGCCAGCAGATCTACGTGAAAGCCGAGTCGGGCGCGACCATCGCGGAGGAGGCGCCCGGCGTCTACAAGGACATCGACGAGGTGATCCGCGTCAGCGACGAACTGGGAATTGGCGACAGGGTCGCGCGGACGTTCCCCGTCTGTAACATCAAGGGGTGAACGGGCGGGCGCTCCGGCGCGCGTTCAGAGACGCATCCCGCCGTCGACGTCGAGTATCTCCCCGTGGACGTGGTCGTTTTCGATCAGGTACCGAACGGAGTCGGCGACGGCCGCCGGTTCGCAGGCGTACTCGGGGAGATAAGTGTCGACGTTCTCGTGACCCCGAAAGCCGATCGCTTCGAGGTGTTCGAGGATGACGTCGTTGAGGTCGGTCTCGACCGGCCCGGGCGCGACCGCGTTGACCTGGACTCCGTCCGGGCCGAGCTCCCGGGCCAGCGCGCGCGTCAGCCCGTGGAGTCCGGCTTTGCTCGCGGCGTAACCGGCGTCAACCGTTCCGAGCGTGCCGCCGACGCTGGAGAGGAAGACGACGTCGCCTCCGCTCTCGCGCAGGTGCGGAGCCGCCGCGCGGGTGACGCGGAACGCGCCCGAGAGGTTGGTGTCGATCACCGACTCCCAGGCCTCGTCGGTCGTCTCCTCCAAGCGGTTCGGTCGCGCGATGCCGGCGTTGTTGACGACCGCGTCGATCGGGCCGAACTCGTCGGTCGCCGTCTCGATCAGTCGGTCCGCAGCCGCGGTCTCGCTCACGTCGGCCCGAACGGTCACGGCCTCGCCGCCCGCGTCACGGACCCGTCTCGCCGTCTCGGCGGCGGCGTCCCCGTCAGACCGGTAGTCGATGACGACGTCGCGTTCGGCGAGTTCGACCGCGATCGCGCGTCCGATTCCCCGACTCGCTCCGGTGACTACGACTGCCATGCGACCGAGACGGTTTACTGACTAATACCACTAACGAATATCACCGAGGCGGGTCGCCTCAGCGCTCCCGCTTCGCCTCGCGGCCGAGGTGGTCCTCGACGGCGGTGACCTTGTCGGCCGCGGTCGCGTCGCTGGTCCGCTTGTCGTCGATCTTGAGGACGGTCGAGACGCGGTCGCCGTCGACCGCCTCGTGGGCGGCCGCCGCGGCCGCGAACAGCGTCTCCGCGTCATCGGCTTCGATGACGGTCCCCATCGGGTTCGTCTCGTAGCTCACGTCGAACTCGTCGAGCGCGGCGACGGCCTCCGCGACCTCTTCCGCCATACTCTCCTCGATCACCGGCGCGACGCTCAACATCGCGATCGCTGTCATGAGCGTGGATGCGCGGTGTGGTCACTTAAGCGGTCGCCGCGGATCGGGACTCGTCCGGCGGTCCTGACTCTTTCTCCTCCTCGCTTACCGAGACGACACGACCGCAGAAGTTTCAGCCTTTTAGATGGTGACATATCTGTCTCGCTCTGTAGCCGGTATGATCGATACTCGAATCGCTTAGTACAGGGAGAGTAACGACCGATCTGCGCAGCGGTGGCGCGTGCCTGCGAGCGCCCAGAGGGCGCGAGGAGCACGCGCGAGGGAGCGGTGAGCGCTCGGAGAGCGCGAACCGCGAGGCCGGGGAGGCGTGAGGTGCGGTCGCTGTGCGGTGCGGGGTGGGACTCGAAGGGGCAGTCGCGAGGATGAAGACGCGCGACGTAAGCACTGGAGGGAGCGAGTGAAACGAGCGACCGAAGCGCGCAGCGAGCGCATCGAGTCCTCGCGACTGGGGCTTCGGCGGTGTTCAGCGCGCTAGCAACCAACCTGTTCTCATCACCGACGACAGCCACACAATACTCGCCCTACAGGCACCCTACACAGACCGGCTGTCTCCGGCGAGAATCCATCCGAAGATCACGAGTTCAACGAAGCGGATACTTGTACCGAACACGTGCCGGCGCGACCAGCGCAGCTGTCGGATGTCCGGTGTCAGATGCCAGTCAGCCGAACATCGGTCACGGATTACTGATCGCCGATACCGCCCACGAGAACTCGCCACCCTCCGACACCCTCCCGGCCAGCGTCCGAC
This window harbors:
- a CDS encoding SDR family NAD(P)-dependent oxidoreductase; the encoded protein is MAVVVTGASRGIGRAIAVELAERDVVIDYRSDGDAAAETARRVRDAGGEAVTVRADVSETAAADRLIETATDEFGPIDAVVNNAGIARPNRLEETTDEAWESVIDTNLSGAFRVTRAAAPHLRESGGDVVFLSSVGGTLGTVDAGYAASKAGLHGLTRALARELGPDGVQVNAVAPGPVETDLNDVILEHLEAIGFRGHENVDTYLPEYACEPAAVADSVRYLIENDHVHGEILDVDGGMRL
- a CDS encoding MTH1187 family thiamine-binding protein — protein: MTAIAMLSVAPVIEESMAEEVAEAVAALDEFDVSYETNPMGTVIEADDAETLFAAAAAAHEAVDGDRVSTVLKIDDKRTSDATAADKVTAVEDHLGREAKRER
- a CDS encoding RtcB family protein → MTTREVGGFELRKVREHVWEMPREGDMNVPARVLASESLLSEIGEDDTLEQLRNATHLPGIAAPALCMPDGHQGYGFPVGGVGAVDARTGCISPGAVGYDVNCGVRMVKTNLAYDDVRGREEELVDALFEAIPSGLGGGGVIGGDADAIEGALERGVEWAVEEGYGVESDLARCEDEGRRPDARPEYVSQKAMDRGRNQMGSLGSGNHFLEVQRVTDVFREGVADAYGLEEGQIVVLIHCGSRGLGHQTCNDYLRRIEKEHGDLLDSLPDKELAAAPAGSGLADEYYGAMGACINFAWVNRQLITHQARETFGDVFDADPIEDLGMELLYDVAHNIAKRETHEVGVDAEGRPAVGDAVADREERELYVHRKGATRAFPAGNEDVPEVYRDVGQPVIIPGSMGAGSYVLRGGDESMSVSFGSTAHGAGRLMSRTQAKQEFWGGDVRDDLEDGQQIYVKAESGATIAEEAPGVYKDIDEVIRVSDELGIGDRVARTFPVCNIKG